The following are from one region of the Stanieria sp. NIES-3757 genome:
- a CDS encoding dihydroorotase, multifunctional complex type, giving the protein MPNTRPLTLTQVDLDDKLQRAANKCLVNYGFFIGATAANSLDLGTAHPTCGIKIFMGSSDGALLVSREEKLEPIFATRKRLIAVHAEGQARIIERRKQFVG; this is encoded by the coding sequence ATGCCAAATACTCGACCTTTGACTCTCACCCAAGTGGACTTGGATGATAAATTACAAAGAGCAGCGAACAAGTGTTTAGTTAATTATGGCTTTTTTATTGGTGCAACGGCAGCAAATTCGCTCGATTTGGGAACGGCTCATCCTACTTGCGGAATTAAAATTTTTATGGGTTCTTCTGACGGAGCTTTATTAGTCAGTCGAGAAGAGAAATTAGAACCTATTTTTGCTACAAGAAAACGCTTGATTGCCGTTCATGCTGAAGGTCAGGCTCGGATTATTGAAAGACGCAAGCAATTTGTAGGTTAA
- the lepB2 gene encoding signal peptidase I gives MTKKEENAVVEILKTLGTAAILAFGIRAFVAEARYIPSSSMEPTLEINDRLIIEKISYHFRSPERGDVVVFSPTEKLREQNFKDAFIKRVIGLPGETVEVKGEKVYINGKALKEQYIKESPEYQYGPIVVPEGQYLVLGDNRNNSYDSHYWGFVPKENLIGRAMVRFWPFNRLGSIDQQPVNYDNQSVN, from the coding sequence ATGACAAAAAAAGAAGAAAATGCTGTAGTTGAAATTCTAAAAACCCTTGGTACTGCTGCTATTTTAGCGTTTGGGATCCGAGCTTTTGTCGCTGAGGCTCGGTACATCCCTTCCTCTTCGATGGAACCTACTTTAGAAATTAACGATCGCTTAATTATTGAAAAGATTAGTTATCATTTTCGCTCACCCGAAAGAGGTGATGTGGTGGTTTTTTCCCCGACAGAAAAACTCAGAGAGCAAAATTTTAAAGACGCTTTTATTAAAAGAGTAATTGGTCTTCCTGGAGAAACTGTTGAAGTTAAGGGCGAAAAAGTTTACATCAACGGTAAAGCTTTAAAAGAACAATACATCAAAGAGTCTCCCGAATATCAATATGGCCCAATTGTTGTTCCTGAAGGTCAGTATTTAGTTCTGGGAGATAATCGCAATAATAGCTATGATTCTCATTATTGGGGTTTTGTCCCAAAGGAGAATCTAATTGGTCGAGCAATGGTACGTTTTTGGCCATTTAACCGACTTGGTTCAATCGACCAACAACCTGTTAATTATGATAATCAATCAGTCAATTAG
- the pyrC2 gene encoding dihydroorotase: MSSNTTTLLISQAQILLRNGSLLQGDLRINQGKIVEIAPEIIPTETDEIIDATGLTLLPGVIDPQVHFREPGLEHKEDLFTASCACVKGGVTSF; this comes from the coding sequence ATGTCCTCCAACACTACTACTTTGTTAATTAGTCAAGCTCAAATTCTCCTTAGAAATGGTAGTCTGCTTCAAGGAGATTTACGAATTAATCAGGGAAAAATTGTAGAAATTGCACCAGAAATTATTCCTACTGAAACGGATGAAATTATTGACGCAACTGGATTGACTTTGTTGCCTGGCGTAATTGATCCTCAAGTCCATTTTCGCGAACCAGGATTAGAACATAAAGAAGATTTGTTTACTGCTAGTTGTGCTTGTGTTAAAGGTGGGGTGACTTCTTTTTGA